A single Saccharolobus shibatae B12 DNA region contains:
- a CDS encoding ABC transporter ATP-binding protein — MSNVIVEVRDLYKNYKDKEVLRGISFTVYKGEIFSLLGPNGAGKTTTVKVLSCVIKPSRGEVRVIGYRVPEECGKIREKIGVMPQDYQGFLDLTVRENIEYFVKLYNGKETQVGELISLLGLEEVKNQKLRYLSGGYMRRVGLASAFAGDQEILFLDEPTVGLDPKARREFWEIIKMMKNKGVTIFLTTHYLDEAQKLSDRVAILYGGKLIKVSTASEIMTEFKASNLEDAYLELIKSLEDGENNE; from the coding sequence ATGAGTAATGTTATAGTAGAGGTTAGGGATTTATATAAAAATTACAAAGATAAAGAAGTACTAAGGGGGATCTCATTTACAGTCTATAAAGGCGAAATATTCTCATTGCTTGGTCCCAATGGAGCAGGGAAGACAACAACTGTGAAAGTACTATCTTGTGTGATAAAACCATCTAGGGGAGAAGTTAGGGTAATAGGGTATAGGGTACCGGAGGAGTGTGGAAAAATTAGAGAAAAGATTGGAGTAATGCCTCAAGATTATCAAGGATTTCTAGATTTAACGGTAAGGGAGAACATAGAATATTTCGTTAAATTATATAATGGAAAGGAAACACAGGTTGGTGAACTAATTTCACTGTTAGGCTTAGAGGAAGTGAAAAACCAAAAACTAAGATACTTGTCTGGGGGTTATATGAGAAGAGTAGGTCTTGCATCAGCATTTGCTGGAGATCAAGAAATTTTATTTTTAGACGAACCCACCGTGGGTTTAGATCCTAAGGCTAGAAGAGAATTTTGGGAAATCATAAAGATGATGAAAAATAAAGGGGTAACGATATTTCTAACAACGCATTATTTAGATGAGGCGCAAAAACTATCAGATAGAGTAGCAATACTATACGGGGGTAAGCTGATTAAAGTTTCCACCGCAAGCGAGATAATGACAGAATTTAAGGCTAGTAATTTGGAAGATGCTTACCTAGAATTAATTAAGTCTTTAGAGGATGGTGAGAATAATGAATAG
- a CDS encoding ABC transporter permease codes for MNRILLTVSALVKDNLRNRFVIFWIIIFPIIITLLFGLVFGGFSSYFHVTVAVEGDYGLAKYLNTTEIFQGVTNVSLKYAVEHDYIYVKVNGSSFTIYTSKQNQEFVPVLESVIDQYYQKVNNTHDFTVLQISGYTYYYYLISGIIGIISLSNGILSTIGVSASYFRDRIIERLATSPLKSYEWVISLIIYVIIITLISTAAVIILGILFGFIPIIGIEFLVFLVISTLLFGGLGAIIYGLTPKDKIFLSEIVANVLVFPLMFLSNAFFPPNVYPPIVRIFVEYQPLSVIITIIRDLIVYGVSPNPILVSIVFFFTVLFLYAGGRLLKLREID; via the coding sequence ATGAATAGGATATTATTGACTGTTTCTGCATTGGTTAAGGATAATTTAAGAAATAGATTCGTAATCTTCTGGATAATAATATTTCCTATTATCATAACGTTACTATTCGGTCTCGTATTTGGGGGTTTTAGTAGTTATTTTCACGTTACTGTTGCAGTGGAGGGAGATTATGGTCTAGCCAAGTATCTTAATACCACTGAGATATTTCAAGGAGTAACTAACGTAAGTCTAAAATACGCAGTAGAGCATGACTATATTTACGTTAAGGTTAATGGGTCTAGTTTCACAATATATACCAGTAAGCAAAATCAAGAGTTTGTACCAGTATTAGAGTCAGTTATTGACCAGTATTATCAAAAGGTCAATAATACACATGACTTCACAGTTTTACAAATATCAGGATATACTTATTATTATTATTTAATATCTGGAATAATAGGGATAATATCACTCTCTAATGGAATACTTAGTACGATAGGAGTTTCGGCTAGTTATTTCAGAGATAGGATAATCGAAAGATTAGCTACATCTCCATTAAAGAGTTATGAGTGGGTGATTTCACTAATAATCTACGTGATAATTATAACACTAATTTCCACAGCTGCAGTAATAATTCTGGGAATTCTATTTGGTTTTATACCAATAATAGGTATAGAATTCTTGGTATTCTTAGTAATCTCAACCTTATTATTTGGTGGCCTAGGGGCAATAATCTACGGATTAACACCAAAGGATAAGATATTTCTTTCAGAGATAGTGGCTAACGTTCTAGTATTTCCGCTAATGTTCTTGAGTAATGCCTTCTTCCCTCCTAACGTATATCCGCCGATAGTAAGAATATTTGTAGAATACCAACCATTATCTGTAATTATAACAATTATTCGAGATTTAATAGTATACGGTGTATCGCCAAATCCCATTTTAGTCTCCATAGTTTTCTTCTTTACCGTACTCTTCCTTTATGCGGGAGGACGACTTTTAAAGTTAAGAGAAATTGACTAA
- a CDS encoding enoyl-CoA hydratase/isomerase family protein — protein sequence MPIEVYEYDKYILLKFYQNDNKYNLFNVEFMTQMIDTLSAINDNKGKRFLIIRGEDNFGTGADIRELIKASNDSEFAITFFTYMREIFHKMLDMNKIVISQVKKIAYGASMELLLLSDYVISESKAMFATPGVKIGVFPPVLSSIGHFILGYNNVKRIAMKGEVIDANEAKSIGLVHIVNDDLDKATFELIKELSISAPSATLYIKRNMLRPFRDYIDKAFNDLIIQIQSEEAREGLLSFLNKTNPPWF from the coding sequence ATGCCTATTGAAGTTTACGAGTATGATAAGTATATTTTATTGAAATTTTATCAAAATGATAATAAATATAATTTATTTAATGTTGAGTTCATGACACAGATGATAGATACTTTATCAGCAATAAATGACAATAAGGGTAAAAGATTTCTTATTATTAGGGGAGAGGATAACTTTGGTACAGGTGCGGACATTAGAGAATTAATTAAAGCCTCCAACGATAGTGAATTCGCTATTACATTCTTTACCTATATGAGGGAAATATTTCATAAAATGCTAGATATGAATAAAATAGTTATTTCCCAAGTAAAAAAGATAGCCTATGGAGCTTCTATGGAGCTTCTATTGCTATCAGACTACGTCATATCGGAATCTAAGGCAATGTTCGCAACACCGGGTGTAAAAATAGGTGTATTTCCCCCGGTTCTCTCATCAATTGGCCATTTTATATTAGGTTATAATAACGTTAAAAGAATAGCAATGAAAGGTGAGGTTATTGATGCAAATGAGGCTAAATCTATAGGTTTAGTACACATTGTTAATGACGATTTGGATAAGGCAACCTTTGAATTGATTAAAGAACTATCAATTTCTGCACCTTCTGCAACTTTATATATAAAAAGAAATATGCTAAGACCATTTAGAGATTACATTGATAAAGCTTTTAATGATCTTATTATACAAATTCAGAGTGAAGAAGCAAGAGAGGGACTATTAAGCTTTCTTAATAAGACCAACCCACCCTGGTTTTAG
- a CDS encoding PadR family transcriptional regulator, which yields MFWHRRRGLKWLILYVLSKGPMTGAQIMDEIEKTSYGMWRPSPGSVYPALDALESEGLIRISKVDGWKKYYELTEEGRKAIGVMSEEDKVKEAIEQLEFSARYIVENLEKLNDEDKRKVKNILDELSKVMR from the coding sequence ATGTTTTGGCATAGGAGAAGAGGCTTAAAGTGGCTTATATTGTACGTATTATCTAAAGGGCCAATGACTGGTGCTCAAATTATGGATGAGATTGAGAAGACAAGCTATGGTATGTGGAGACCATCTCCAGGCTCTGTGTATCCTGCATTGGACGCTCTGGAATCTGAAGGTTTAATAAGAATTAGCAAAGTTGACGGGTGGAAAAAGTATTATGAATTGACAGAAGAGGGTAGAAAAGCTATCGGAGTTATGTCAGAGGAGGATAAAGTTAAAGAAGCAATAGAACAATTGGAGTTCTCTGCTAGATACATAGTTGAGAATCTAGAGAAATTGAATGACGAGGATAAGCGAAAAGTGAAAAATATTTTGGATGAGTTAAGTAAAGTTATGCGATAG
- the lrs14 gene encoding HTH-type transcriptional regulator Lrs14, translated as MSETQLSEGTRIKLPSGKDAGLVDILSFCYGLSETDVTVLLALMKGDARGTEELESDLKLSKASINRSLNKLLEMGLVMRIKEPGNKAGRPRYLYKARDYTELKGKMLSDIKDCADKMAQLVEKEFKPL; from the coding sequence ATGTCGGAAACCCAATTAAGTGAGGGAACTAGAATAAAGTTACCATCTGGAAAGGATGCTGGTCTAGTAGATATTTTGTCATTTTGCTATGGTCTATCGGAAACTGATGTCACAGTATTATTAGCCTTAATGAAAGGCGATGCTAGAGGTACTGAAGAGTTGGAAAGTGATCTTAAGCTTTCTAAAGCTTCAATTAATAGAAGTTTAAACAAGTTACTTGAAATGGGATTAGTAATGAGAATAAAGGAGCCAGGGAACAAGGCTGGAAGACCAAGATATTTATACAAGGCTAGAGATTATACTGAGCTTAAAGGTAAGATGCTTAGCGATATAAAGGATTGTGCAGATAAGATGGCACAACTAGTTGAAAAGGAGTTTAAGCCATTGTAA
- a CDS encoding AbrB/MazE/SpoVT family DNA-binding domain-containing protein yields the protein MAVEEIVKVSRNYQVTIPAKVRQKFQIKEGDLVKVTYDESEGVVKIQLLKEPWK from the coding sequence ATGGCAGTAGAAGAAATAGTAAAAGTATCAAGAAACTATCAAGTAACAATTCCAGCAAAAGTAAGACAGAAGTTTCAAATTAAGGAAGGAGATTTAGTTAAAGTAACCTACGATGAAAGTGAGGGAGTAGTAAAAATACAGTTACTGAAGGAGCCTTGGAAGTAG
- a CDS encoding TatD family hydrolase — protein sequence MLVDSHAHIDVRDFDADRDFIVNECEILIVNAGVDLQSNLKTLELARKYNNIIPAIGFHPEFVKDKINEVDRCVELTRYANIISEVGLDYFWIKDNELKRKQIEILERFLQIAESEEKPVIIHIRGGMKDFLEIITSFKKVKFVIHSFEGSVKIADKVIELGGLISIPPIIVRDKDRQRVVKEIPLDSILTETDSPFMGPEKMSRNKPCNVKFAIKQISQLKRVEEDEVEEKIYKNFLALVSSRLATG from the coding sequence ATGTTAGTGGATTCTCACGCTCATATAGATGTTAGAGACTTTGATGCAGATAGGGATTTTATAGTAAATGAATGTGAAATTCTAATAGTAAATGCTGGTGTTGATCTCCAAAGCAATTTAAAAACGCTTGAGTTAGCTAGAAAATATAACAATATTATTCCGGCAATAGGTTTTCATCCTGAGTTTGTGAAAGATAAGATAAATGAGGTAGATAGGTGCGTGGAGTTAACAAGGTACGCAAACATAATAAGTGAGGTTGGTTTAGATTACTTTTGGATAAAGGATAACGAACTCAAAAGAAAACAAATTGAAATTCTAGAGAGATTCTTGCAAATAGCTGAAAGTGAAGAAAAACCAGTAATAATCCATATAAGGGGAGGAATGAAAGATTTCTTGGAGATAATTACCTCATTCAAAAAAGTTAAATTTGTAATACATAGTTTTGAGGGAAGTGTAAAGATAGCTGATAAGGTAATTGAACTTGGTGGATTAATATCAATTCCCCCAATAATAGTGAGGGATAAGGATAGACAGAGAGTGGTTAAGGAGATACCTTTAGATTCTATTCTTACAGAAACTGATTCACCGTTTATGGGACCAGAAAAAATGAGTAGAAATAAACCTTGTAATGTAAAGTTTGCTATAAAACAAATTAGTCAATTAAAAAGAGTAGAAGAAGATGAAGTTGAGGAAAAAATATACAAGAATTTCCTCGCTTTAGTTTCTAGTCGTCTTGCAACAGGCTAG
- a CDS encoding oxidase gives MDKKEKFELYWVIYVIVLFAIVIGATAPAVYTIGGDSTSVQAGVVIPTSAVNEGKIIQGTLYAYQYYFAIKENDGGITSNELGSPFYYNIMVAHPGQYINLTMYAAPHMVTTDFYFPDYATHVDDVQVVPGIVQYAPVVVPNITGAFAFLNGEYNGPWFSYQDGLLLVLPYQGYMNPTDINKYITQTHLAQTSTLVGDPYNPPIIVYNTTTSPTISLVADNYTMFNDSVPGPTAIVLASSNVTVNMYIPTPNNDHNFLYNYSTTGTPYPVTDVYVGIYAVWWNGSITLVKEVPIQYDKTITFTFTATAPAYLYGLITPVYYNYNFMKMSNTLTGEQTGYVMGLWGAILVEQG, from the coding sequence GTGGATAAGAAGGAGAAATTCGAACTCTATTGGGTTATATATGTAATTGTATTATTCGCAATAGTGATAGGCGCTACTGCACCTGCAGTATATACTATTGGAGGTGATTCGACTTCTGTTCAAGCTGGTGTCGTAATTCCTACCAGTGCAGTCAATGAAGGTAAGATCATACAAGGTACTTTGTACGCCTACCAGTACTATTTTGCAATAAAAGAGAATGATGGTGGTATTACCTCTAACGAATTAGGAAGTCCGTTTTATTACAACATAATGGTGGCTCACCCTGGACAATATATTAACTTGACTATGTACGCTGCACCACATATGGTCACTACTGATTTCTATTTTCCAGATTACGCCACACATGTCGATGATGTCCAAGTAGTCCCTGGCATAGTTCAATACGCGCCAGTAGTAGTTCCTAATATTACTGGTGCTTTCGCTTTCTTAAACGGTGAATATAATGGCCCTTGGTTTAGCTATCAAGACGGACTGTTACTAGTACTACCTTACCAAGGATATATGAACCCAACTGATATCAATAAATACATTACACAAACTCATTTAGCACAGACAAGTACATTAGTTGGCGATCCCTACAATCCTCCTATAATTGTATATAATACTACAACGAGTCCAACTATATCTCTTGTTGCCGATAACTACACAATGTTCAATGACTCTGTTCCAGGCCCGACGGCTATAGTATTAGCTAGTTCCAATGTTACTGTAAACATGTACATACCAACCCCTAATAATGATCATAACTTCTTGTACAATTATTCAACCACTGGTACTCCATACCCAGTTACTGACGTTTATGTGGGAATATATGCTGTTTGGTGGAATGGAAGTATAACCCTGGTTAAAGAGGTACCAATACAATACGATAAGACCATTACTTTCACCTTTACTGCTACTGCACCAGCATATCTATATGGTCTAATAACACCGGTTTACTATAATTACAACTTTATGAAAATGTCAAACACATTAACTGGGGAACAAACTGGATATGTAATGGGATTATGGGGTGCAATACTAGTTGAACAGGGGTGA
- a CDS encoding cbb3-type cytochrome c oxidase subunit I — protein sequence MGLKDVIVDLFQLDKDWTTRIVMGMLVLGIIWGLLGVIDSLMVRLVEASWGLSAVLPLTPQEYFAGITLHAERDLFGFAQQVIYAIFIYFTIKLLNIEPRAKWMLNLGFIAVNLSMMFMEGPILIVPAAGFDNYFSATIWYYISPLGIPGYSQYVVSPLFFWGWILLDAFTYIGGFWIVYHYYLASKNMKEKLPVPLVYFLMVTLMFMIGYSGVTAADVWDVLAFYHIVGLDPIANQIAFWIFGHAVVYMAWVPAVGALYLLIPMLANRPLYSERMGRISALLYLIFSNNVPIHHLYMVNLPIELKFLQEVLTYSVVIPSMMTFFNLWATAKGANVNWNIITAWTVTSFAGAIAAGVTGISNATISFDAIVHNTDWIVGHFHAMILFSIVPAAWAVLYIMITMMSGRMWFSKVMAWVHYIGYMIGTTLLIVGFELVGFYGIVRRAEVYPRVPGLIDAEVIATVGAIIADLATLVWFLNLVLTLVKGRLVRLEGLSLPQVAGAIAMSLEWPSSVSFTPILQFIKAHNASKKGLGSMIALAVVGAILIIISAFILAFAGDAYTTQTWIWITILTIGIVFSAIGSLKGMKSI from the coding sequence ATGGGATTAAAGGATGTTATTGTAGATCTTTTCCAACTTGACAAAGATTGGACTACAAGAATTGTCATGGGAATGTTAGTTTTAGGTATTATATGGGGTTTATTAGGTGTTATTGATTCCTTAATGGTTAGATTAGTTGAAGCATCTTGGGGCCTTTCGGCTGTCTTACCTCTAACACCTCAAGAATATTTTGCAGGTATAACATTACATGCTGAAAGGGATCTATTTGGTTTTGCCCAACAGGTCATTTATGCAATATTTATCTATTTTACGATAAAACTACTAAATATAGAGCCTAGAGCTAAGTGGATGCTTAACCTTGGGTTTATTGCAGTTAACCTCTCAATGATGTTTATGGAAGGGCCTATTCTAATTGTACCGGCAGCGGGTTTTGATAATTACTTCTCAGCTACAATATGGTACTACATATCACCTTTAGGAATTCCAGGTTATTCTCAGTATGTGGTAAGTCCATTATTCTTCTGGGGCTGGATATTACTGGATGCCTTCACTTATATAGGAGGTTTCTGGATAGTTTATCACTACTATTTAGCTAGTAAAAATATGAAAGAAAAACTTCCAGTTCCTCTAGTTTACTTCCTAATGGTTACCTTAATGTTCATGATAGGGTATTCTGGTGTTACTGCAGCTGATGTATGGGATGTTTTGGCATTTTATCACATAGTAGGATTAGATCCAATAGCGAATCAGATAGCATTTTGGATATTTGGCCACGCCGTAGTGTATATGGCCTGGGTTCCGGCTGTTGGTGCCCTTTATCTACTGATACCTATGTTAGCTAATAGACCATTATATAGCGAAAGAATGGGAAGAATATCTGCCCTACTATATTTAATATTCTCTAACAACGTTCCTATTCATCACTTATACATGGTTAATTTACCTATAGAACTAAAGTTCCTCCAAGAAGTTCTAACATATTCTGTAGTTATACCATCTATGATGACGTTCTTTAACCTATGGGCTACTGCTAAAGGCGCAAACGTAAATTGGAACATTATAACCGCTTGGACTGTAACCTCGTTTGCTGGTGCAATAGCTGCTGGTGTTACTGGTATATCTAATGCGACTATAAGTTTTGACGCAATAGTTCATAACACGGACTGGATTGTTGGACATTTCCACGCGATGATATTATTCTCTATAGTGCCTGCAGCGTGGGCAGTATTATATATTATGATAACCATGATGAGTGGAAGAATGTGGTTTTCAAAGGTAATGGCATGGGTTCATTACATTGGTTATATGATAGGGACTACTCTCCTAATTGTAGGTTTTGAGCTAGTAGGATTCTATGGTATAGTTAGGAGAGCTGAGGTTTATCCTAGAGTGCCTGGACTCATAGATGCTGAGGTTATTGCAACTGTTGGTGCCATCATAGCTGATTTAGCTACTTTAGTTTGGTTCTTAAATCTGGTGTTAACGTTAGTTAAAGGAAGACTAGTTAGGCTGGAAGGACTATCATTACCTCAAGTTGCTGGTGCTATAGCTATGAGTTTAGAGTGGCCATCATCAGTTTCCTTCACTCCTATATTACAGTTCATAAAAGCTCATAATGCTAGTAAAAAAGGTCTAGGATCAATGATAGCATTGGCAGTTGTAGGCGCAATATTGATAATAATTAGTGCTTTTATACTAGCTTTTGCGGGTGATGCGTATACTACGCAAACCTGGATTTGGATTACCATTTTAACAATTGGAATTGTTTTTTCAGCTATTGGTTCTCTTAAAGGTATGAAGTCAATATGA
- a CDS encoding thiamine-phosphate synthase family protein, producing MQDESEREYVLKRLKEAVDIFVSNERAHLLIPEIRTNIGYAVSNAANVNDVAAIPGRLTVAFKRVIYCMLPAFGASDHVARVILTVMKYDKNLRSAINLKYYTEVIEKLQSQDLCIFDRSSEPKEVKYREHSTMNFMVESCFRKLSKVPTYIVDLGDFGKEPSFFILDQDPVIIVNKSLELLKYISEEIP from the coding sequence ATGCAAGATGAAAGTGAAAGAGAATATGTTTTAAAACGACTTAAGGAGGCAGTAGATATTTTTGTATCTAATGAAAGGGCTCATCTCCTTATTCCCGAAATTAGAACTAACATTGGTTATGCGGTATCTAATGCAGCTAATGTTAATGATGTTGCGGCAATTCCAGGCAGATTAACTGTGGCTTTTAAAAGGGTAATATACTGTATGCTACCAGCTTTTGGAGCATCTGACCATGTTGCAAGGGTAATCCTCACCGTAATGAAATATGATAAGAATCTTAGAAGTGCAATAAATTTAAAGTACTATACAGAAGTTATTGAGAAGCTTCAATCTCAAGATCTTTGTATATTTGACAGATCTTCTGAGCCTAAAGAGGTAAAATATAGGGAACACAGCACTATGAACTTCATGGTCGAGTCTTGTTTTCGTAAATTGTCCAAGGTACCTACTTACATCGTGGATCTAGGCGACTTTGGTAAAGAGCCTTCATTCTTCATTCTAGATCAAGATCCTGTTATTATAGTAAATAAATCTCTAGAGCTATTGAAATATATTTCAGAAGAAATCCCTTAG
- a CDS encoding PadR family transcriptional regulator has translation MISKFGFQRLKKGALKYLVLECLNERPMRTYEIIKSIEKKFEGSYRPSTGSIYPVLKSLVEKDLVEVKVENGKKIYIITDEGKKELEEIKNKSLKLLGDNAKFSRQILQELLQIAFYLYDNRSKIDENNIQKIIEYLRNCRNQLRDFF, from the coding sequence GTGATCTCAAAGTTTGGCTTTCAAAGGCTAAAAAAGGGTGCCTTGAAATACCTAGTATTGGAGTGCCTAAATGAGAGACCTATGAGAACATACGAGATTATAAAAAGTATAGAGAAGAAATTCGAAGGTTCTTATAGGCCTAGTACTGGATCTATATATCCAGTCTTAAAGAGCTTAGTTGAAAAAGATTTAGTAGAAGTTAAAGTTGAAAATGGAAAGAAGATCTACATCATAACAGATGAAGGTAAGAAGGAACTGGAAGAGATTAAGAATAAATCACTTAAACTTCTTGGTGATAATGCCAAATTTTCCAGACAAATATTACAAGAATTATTGCAAATAGCATTTTACTTATATGATAATAGATCAAAAATAGATGAAAATAATATACAAAAGATAATAGAGTACTTAAGGAATTGTAGAAATCAACTAAGGGATTTCTTCTGA
- a CDS encoding archaellin/type IV pilin N-terminal domain-containing protein, with product MKKGISSILGAIIIIQIVVLSVGLILYLTSLNAKMSSIAYSQIHEELQNTPISVIPTYQGPMILSTSASHLAIKYIIYPNGQIIPVNIPITQNGVYINFDNFPWAVIILNDGNWYNISSKDELQYPNMTLFGGIEAYNPNGNPNITPAGYGYSISLNNWNLFPASPNSYTPYGIRNAIIYTPSNGTIPLLVNLTANQQNYFDIIIPYEDQLPIADPQYSYYLPLEFTISYNTYYLIPVYNVTFKVVSPHQYGYFEYYYVTLSYVTYNMIYFMNLNNDSIHSYWLDIQLVDYKFLGYLVTKNIDFGYVELGVWTPLVSPYVVGVPIPGYNNYTLSDNAFLNANYNVLNFSSIYGGAPIIEPISYDKYNPAGPQYFNTIDMTENRTLAVVMTIDGGNVDYNLNWTPIINIMNYTYFWYFLNPQINPDKVNLIVSITPNSQITIALRDNGELIYPNFAYIAYTLAEKYSVTHNYVGLNGGPPLTIVKDYATGTLINASNEGYLPLGYPVVSANYQSIVIPQNYYQYTETATYQYFRTINSQIEYNLPFIIMIPDNVYYPYLV from the coding sequence ATGAAAAAGGGGATATCGTCGATACTGGGTGCTATTATAATTATACAAATAGTAGTGTTGTCTGTGGGATTAATTCTTTACCTAACTTCATTAAACGCTAAAATGTCTAGTATAGCATACTCGCAAATACATGAAGAACTTCAAAACACACCTATATCCGTAATTCCTACTTACCAAGGACCGATGATACTATCAACTAGCGCTTCACATCTAGCTATAAAGTATATAATATATCCTAATGGTCAGATTATTCCAGTTAATATTCCTATAACGCAAAATGGCGTATATATTAATTTCGATAATTTCCCTTGGGCTGTAATAATACTTAATGATGGAAATTGGTATAACATTTCCAGTAAAGATGAACTACAGTATCCTAATATGACATTATTCGGTGGAATTGAAGCTTACAACCCTAATGGTAATCCTAATATTACCCCAGCGGGTTATGGTTATAGTATAAGCCTTAATAATTGGAACTTATTTCCTGCGAGTCCCAATTCATATACTCCTTATGGCATACGAAACGCTATCATTTACACGCCATCCAATGGAACAATACCACTCTTAGTAAATCTAACCGCGAACCAACAGAACTACTTTGATATAATAATACCCTATGAAGACCAGTTGCCCATAGCTGACCCTCAATACTCCTACTATCTGCCCTTAGAATTCACTATCTCTTATAATACTTACTATTTAATACCAGTATATAATGTAACTTTTAAAGTGGTATCTCCACATCAATATGGATATTTTGAATATTATTACGTGACACTAAGTTATGTAACTTACAACATGATTTATTTCATGAATTTGAATAATGATTCTATCCATTCCTACTGGCTCGATATTCAATTAGTAGACTATAAATTCTTAGGTTATCTCGTTACAAAGAACATAGATTTCGGGTACGTAGAACTAGGAGTTTGGACGCCATTAGTATCACCATACGTAGTTGGCGTACCAATACCGGGATATAATAATTATACTCTATCAGATAACGCATTCCTTAACGCCAATTATAACGTGTTAAATTTCTCTTCAATTTATGGTGGTGCACCAATTATAGAACCGATATCATATGACAAGTATAACCCCGCAGGACCCCAATATTTCAACACCATAGATATGACTGAAAATAGGACTCTAGCAGTCGTAATGACAATAGACGGAGGTAATGTCGATTACAATTTAAACTGGACTCCAATAATTAATATAATGAATTACACTTACTTCTGGTACTTCTTAAATCCTCAAATAAACCCCGATAAAGTTAACTTAATTGTCTCTATTACACCCAATTCACAAATAACTATAGCTCTAAGAGATAATGGAGAACTTATATATCCGAACTTTGCATATATTGCATACACTTTGGCTGAAAAATACTCAGTTACACACAATTATGTAGGATTAAATGGTGGTCCCCCACTTACTATAGTTAAGGATTACGCAACTGGGACTTTAATTAATGCAAGTAACGAAGGATACTTACCATTGGGATATCCAGTAGTTAGCGCTAATTATCAATCCATAGTAATTCCACAAAATTATTATCAATACACTGAGACTGCAACATATCAATACTTCAGAACTATTAACTCACAAATTGAATATAATTTACCATTTATTATAATGATCCCAGATAACGTCTATTATCCTTACCTTGTCTAG
- a CDS encoding ParA family protein codes for MIVTVINQKGGVGKTTTSVNLSYYLSKEKKTGLLDLDPEGGATISYGMKRELKELPLGEKSVNIFNVEVFPAHIGLLKLELNGDVEEISNKIKEIGKQFDFLVIDTPPNLGTLAISAMLVADRIVSPVTPQPLALEAIKNLDSRLKSIGKNAYSFTNFSKKVVKLDNLSSVKFTEITIPPSRLFIEASRLGVPALRYEEVRLRKPKLAIYYQQLAKVISE; via the coding sequence ATGATAGTCACAGTTATAAATCAGAAAGGAGGAGTAGGGAAAACAACTACTTCAGTAAATTTGTCTTACTATTTAAGCAAGGAAAAGAAGACGGGATTACTAGATTTGGATCCGGAAGGAGGCGCCACCATATCTTATGGAATGAAAAGAGAACTTAAAGAGCTCCCATTGGGTGAAAAAAGTGTTAATATTTTTAATGTAGAAGTATTTCCAGCACATATAGGGCTACTGAAGTTAGAACTAAATGGAGATGTGGAAGAGATTAGTAACAAAATTAAGGAAATAGGAAAACAGTTCGATTTTCTCGTAATAGACACACCACCCAATCTGGGTACTCTAGCCATATCAGCGATGTTGGTTGCCGATAGGATAGTTTCACCAGTTACTCCTCAACCTTTAGCGCTAGAAGCAATAAAGAATCTTGACTCTAGATTGAAGAGTATAGGGAAAAATGCATACTCTTTTACGAATTTTTCAAAGAAGGTAGTTAAGCTCGACAATCTATCATCGGTGAAATTTACGGAGATTACAATACCGCCCTCTAGATTATTCATTGAAGCTTCTAGACTTGGAGTTCCTGCGTTAAGATATGAGGAAGTTAGATTAAGGAAACCTAAGCTAGCTATCTATTATCAGCAATTGGCGAAGGTGATTAGTGAATGA